The Populus alba chromosome 4, ASM523922v2, whole genome shotgun sequence genome contains a region encoding:
- the LOC118054117 gene encoding GDSL esterase/lipase At1g28580-like gives MAPYSSHFLWNLFLFNVLILSTISCTIGCYTSIFSFGDSLADTGNSRNLSPPDNLPHFSFLPYGETFFHHPTGRCSDGRLVIDFIAEYLGLPFVPPYFGGSMESFKEAGVNFAVAGATALDAAFLQEKGVTKLVTNISLVVQLGLFKELLPSLCSTPSDCKKLLGDSLILLGEIGGNDYNHPFSEGINFETIQDLVPYVINTIGLAIKVLIQLGAVTILVPGNLPIGCSPSYLTLFEGSDKEDYDHLTGCLKWLNKFAQEHNEELMKELKRIQKLHPHAKIIYADYYNAAMPFYHSPNRFGFTGGVLRSCCGWGGMYNYSSLVKCGNPLVSVCDDPTSFVNWDGIHYTEATYKLIFESIIEGSYSYPSFKAFCNLNGNEM, from the exons ATGGCTCCATATTCTTCTCACTTCCTatggaatttgtttttgttcaacGTTCTTATCTTATCCACCATCTCATGTACAATTGGATGCTACACATCAATCTTTAGCTTTGGCGATTCACTTGCCGATACTGGAAACTCAAGGAACTTGTCACCGCCGGATAATCTTCCCCACTTTTCCTTTCTTCCTTATGGAGAAACCTTTTTTCACCACCCTACCGGACGTTGCTCCGATGGTCGTCTCGTCATAGATTTTATTG CTGAATATCTTGGTCTTCCATTTGTGCCACCATATTTTGGAGGAAGCATGGAAAGTTTCAAAGAGGCCGGTGTCAATTTTGCCGTGGCGGGTGCTACGGCGCTTGATGCTGCCTTTCTTCAAGAAAAGGGAGTCACGAAGCTTGTGACAAATATTTCTTTGGTTGTTCAGCTGGGTTTGTTCAAAGAATTATTGCCGTCTCTCTGCTCCACGCCTTCAG ACTGCAAGAAGCTACTTGGCGACTCCCTCATTCTTTTAGGAGAGATCGGAGGAAATGATTACAACCATCCATTCTCTGAAGGAATTAACTTTGAGACTATTCAAGATCTTGTACCTTATGTTATTAACACCATAGGTCTAGCCATCAAG GTGCTAATTCAACTAGGGGCAGTAACAATATTGGTTCCTGGAAATCTCCCGATCGGTTGCTCCCCATCTTATCTAACATTATTCGAGGGTTCAGATAAAGAAGACTACGATCATTTGACTGGATGTCTCAAGTGGCTCAACAAATTCGCTCAAGAACACAATGAAGAACTAATGAAAGAACTAAAGCGAATCCAGAAGCTTCATCCTCATGCCAAAATCATTTATGCAGATTATTATAATGCAGCAATGCCTTTTTATCACTCACCAAATCGATTCG gatttacGGGAGGCGTTCTCAGATCATGTTGTGGCTGGGGAGGAATGTACAACTACAGTTCATTAGTTAAATGTGGCAACCCACTTGTGAGTGTTTGTGATGATCCTACCTCATTTGTGAACTGGGATGGTATACACTATACGGAAGCAACTTATAAACTAATTTTTGAATCTATAATAGAGGGCTCATATTCCTATCCATCTTTCAAAGCTTTCTGTAATTTAAATGGCAATGAGATgtaa
- the LOC118054115 gene encoding GDSL esterase/lipase At5g45910 yields MKMLITLILSFCLIFGFNVEIVSTTPLQYDSIFNFGDSLSDTGNFLLSGALAFPVIAKLPYGETFFQHATGRCSDGRLVVDFISEASGLPHLPPYLALGKDQLHSFHGVNFAVAGATALDAKFFYDRRIGKIMWTNDSLSVQLGWFKQLKSSLCTSKQECDNYFKKSLFLVGEIGGNDYNYAYFAGGSIKQLRASVPLVVEAIAKATSFLIEEGAVELLVPGNLPIGCSAVYLTLFGSPNRTDYDRNGCLKAYNAFSKYHNNQLKTALQMLRQKYPHARIIYADYYGAAMRFYHAPQHHGFTGGTLTACCGGGGPYNFNNSARCGHIGSRTCSHPSSHANWDGIHLTEAAYRYIAMGLVNGGSFTTPPLRIPLK; encoded by the exons ATGAAGATGTTGATCACCCTAATTCTTTCCTTTTGCCTTATTTTTGGTTTCAATGTCGAAATAGTTTCGACAACTCCATTGCAGTATGACTCAATTTTCAACTTTGGTGACTCTCTTAGCGACACTGGAAATTTCCTTCTTTCCGGTGCTCTGGCATTTCCTGTGATTGCAAAGCTCCCTTATGGAGAAACCTTCTTTCAACACGCAACCGGCCGGTGCTCCGATGGACGTCTAGTTGTTGACTTCATCT CTGAGGCATCTGGGTTGCCACACTTGCCACCCTATCTAGCACTCGGCAAAGATCAGCTGCATTCCTTTCATGGAGTAAATTTCGCTGTTGCTGGAGCTACTGCTCTTGATGCTAAATTCTTTTACGACCGACGAATTGGAAAAATTATGTGGACAAACGATTCATTGAGTGTTCAGCTTGGATGGTTCAAACAGTTGAAGTCCTCTCTTTGTACCAGCAAACAAG AATGTGATAATTACTTCAAAAAATCGTTATTTCTTGTGGGAGAGATTGGAGGAAACGACTATAATTATGCCTACTTTGCTGGTGGAAGCATTAAACAATTGAGAGCTTCTGTGCCTCTTGTTGTTGAAGCAATTGCTAAGGCTACCAGT TTTTTGATAGAAGAAGGGGCTGTGGAATTGTTGGTGCCGGGGAATTTGCCGATTGGATGCTCGGCAGTGTATCTGACCTTGTTCGGAAGTCCTAACAGAACAGACTATGATCGGAATGGGTGTTTGAAAGCTTACAATGCTTTCTCCAAGTACCATAACAATCAACTCAAAACAGCCCTGCAGATGCTGAGACAAAAATACCCACATGCTAGGATAATATATGCTGACTACTATGGTGCAGCCATGCGTTTCTACCACGCGCCACAACATCATG GATTTACAGGTGGAACTCTGACGGCTTGTTGCGGAGGAGGTGGACCATACAATTTCAATAACTCGGCAAGGTGTGGGCACATAGGCTCAAGAACATGTAGCCATCCTTCCAGCCACGCAAATTGGGATGGAATTCACTTGACAGAAGCTGCTTACAGGTATATTGCCATGGGTTTGGTCAACGGCGGCTCTTTCACTACACCACCCCTGCGAATCCCTCTTAAATAA